A part of Brassica rapa cultivar Chiifu-401-42 chromosome A05, CAAS_Brap_v3.01, whole genome shotgun sequence genomic DNA contains:
- the LOC103868720 gene encoding probable protein phosphatase 2C 12, whose protein sequence is MSTKGDHHTVPLSVLLKRESANEKIDSPELVHGQFNQSKKGEDFTFVKTDCQRVMGDGVSTFSVFGLFDGHNGPAAAIYTKENLLNNVLAAIPPDLNRDEWVAALPRAMVAGFVKTDKDFQERARKSGTTVTFVIVEGWVVSVASVGDSRCILEPAEGGVYYLSADHRLEINEEERDRVTASGGEVGRLNTGGGTEIGPLRCWPGGLCLSRSIGDLDVGEYIVPVPYVKQVKLSSAGGRLIISSDGVWDAISAEEALDCCRGLPPEPSAEHIVKEAVGKKGIRDDTTCIVVDILPSEKLAASVPPPKKQGKGMLKSMFKRKGSDSSSNIEKEYAEPDLVEELFEEGSAMLSERLDTKYPLCNMFKLFMCAVCQVEVKPGEGVSIHAGTANCRKLRPWDGPFLCASCQEKKDAMEGKRDRHSSESD, encoded by the exons ATGTCAACAAAAGGAGACCATCATACAGTTCCACTTTCAGTTTTGCTCAAGCGTGAATCAGCAAATGAAAAGATAGACAGCCCTGAACTTGTGCACGGCCAGTTTAATCAGAGCAAGAAAGGGGAGGACTTTACGTTTGTTAAAACAGACTGTCAAAGGGTCATGGGGGATGGCGTTTCTACCTTCTCAGTTTTTGGG CTTTTTGATGGACACAATGGCCCTGCAGCAGCTATCTACACCAAGGAAAACCTTCTGAACAATGTATTAGCTGCAATACCCCCTGATCTCAACAGAGATGAGTGGGTTGCCGCACTTCCTAGGGCTATGGTAGCAGGATTTGTGAAAACTGATAAAGATTTCCAGGAAAGAG CAAGGAAGTCTGGAACGACTGTAACCTTTGTCATAGTAGAAGGATGGGTGGTGAGTGTTGCATCTGTAGGTGACTCTCGTTGCATACTTGAGCCTGCTGAGGGTGGTGTCTATTATTTATCTGCTGATCATCGGCTTGAAATAAACGAAGAAGA GCGAGATCGTGTTACAGCAAGTGGTGGTGAAGTTGGTCGGCTAAATACTGGTGGTGGTACTGAG ATTGGTCCTCTGAGATGTTGGCCTGGTGGTCTCTGTCTCTCGAGATCCATTGGAGATCTGGATGTTGGCGAATACATTGTTCCAGTTCCTTATGTGAAGCAAGTCAAG TTATCTTCAGCTGGTGGTCGACTTATCATCTCAAGTGATGGTGTGTGGGATGCAATTAGTGCAGAAGAGGCTCTTGATTGTTGCCGGGGTTTGCCACCTGAACCTTCCGCCGAGCATATTGTTAAA GAAGCTGTGGGGAAAAAAGGTATTCGCGATGATACAACATGTATAGTGGTTGATATATTGCCATCAGAAAAACTAGCTGCATCCGTGCCGCCGCCGAAAAAGCAAGGGAAAGGAATGTTAAAGTCAATGTTCAAAAGAAAAGGTTCGGACTCTTCTTCTAATATAGAGAAAGAGTATGCAGAACCTGATTTAGTTGAAGAACTGTTTGAAGAGGGATCAGCTATGCTTTCAGAGAG ATTAGATACAAAGTACCCGCTTTGCAATATGTTCAAGTTGTTCATGTGTGCTGTGTGTCAAGTAGAAGTGAAACCAGGAGAAGGTGTCTCGATCCATGCTGGAACGGCTAATTGCAGAAAGCTTCGTCCATGGGATGGTCCATTCCTTTGTGCAAGTTGCCAAGAGAAGAAAGACGCAATGGAAGGGAAACGAG ATAGACATAGTAGTGAGAGCGACTAG